A genomic window from Salvia hispanica cultivar TCC Black 2014 chromosome 5, UniMelb_Shisp_WGS_1.0, whole genome shotgun sequence includes:
- the LOC125190306 gene encoding uncharacterized protein LOC125190306, whose protein sequence is MAVGWSVTLWMARMVWFALSGWVVSCLTVADELAGSLRSGDIGPFHVG, encoded by the coding sequence ATGGCAGTGGGATGGAGTGTGACACTCTGGATGGCAAGAATGGTGTGGTTTGCATTGTCTGGTTGGGTGGTTTCTTGCTTGACTGTTGCCGATGAATTGGCCGGCTCTCTGCGCTCCGGAGACATCGGCCCGTTCCATGTCGGTTAA
- the LOC125186047 gene encoding 60S ribosomal protein L2, mitochondrial-like isoform X3, with the protein MAAARTLLRSAATSTRIASATQSASIFRSPVETSTSISPHLGQFGNLAGRNFSTKTRKFRFQRRIDMKRSTSATGIVERIEYDPNRTSRIALVRWEGGALQGKSKAAEDIALPAESLESTVAPPTGAFNFSSLPGLLDDRSSAYSSKGGNKQTAKSTYVMVGVPSSKSFFSEGSRSRITNGKDVIVSAFSTKAKGENADGFPRIAVAGSRPAYFVLGEKEEVGGKDAFSLGEVQKWKKDSARWMHRIKRKGAVSWSSLMGQEKLGTKGSKPRNGGKAKTGKIGDDRVPVTYIIASHQLGEGNLVMNWSGASSSSSSQYAQYGNTDMLDLVWILDPGLIHLERVVT; encoded by the exons ATGGCCGCCGCCAGAACACTCCTCCGCTCCGCCGCCACATCAACTCGCATTGCCTCGGCGACACAATCCGCCTCCATTTTCAG ATCTCCTGTGGAGACGAGCACTTCAATTTCTCCGCACCTCGGTCAATTCGGGAATTTAGCTGGAAGAAACTTCTCAACTAAGACGAGGAAATTTCGATTTCAGCGCAGAATCGATATGAAGCGAAGCACCTCGGCTACAGGAATCGTGGAAAGGATAGAGTACGATCCTAATCGAACTTCGCGGATCGCTCTAGTACGATGGGAAGGCGGAGCTCTCCAAGGAAAATCCAAGGCGGCGGAGGATATCGCGCTGCCGGCGGAGAGCCTCGAATCCACTGTTGCCCCACCCACCGGTGCGTTCAACTTCTCCTCCCTGCCGGGGTTGCTGGATGACAGAAGCTCAGCTTACTCTTCCAAAGGAGGAAATAAGCAAACTGCCAAGTCTACATATGTAATGGTTGGAGTACCTTCGTCGAAAAGCTTCTTTAGTGAAGGTTCAAGAAGCAGAATTACTAACGGGAAGGATGTTATCGTCTCTGCTTTCTCTACAAAGGCCAAGGGAGAGAATGCGGATGGTTTCCCAAGGATAGCGGTGGCTGGGTCGAGGCCGGCTTACTTCGTTTTGGGAGAGAAAGAGGAAGTAGGAGGGAAGGATGCGTTCTCTCTTGGGGAGGTACAGAAGTGGAAGAAGGATAGCGCTCGATGGATGCATAGGATCAAGCGTAAGGGGGCAGTTTCTTGGTCTAGTTTGATGGGGCAAGAGAAGTTAGGGACTAAGGGATCGAAGCCGAGGAATGGTGGCAAGGCAAAGACTGGGAAGATCGGTGATGATCGTGTTCCTGTCACTTATATCATAGCTAGTCATCAATTGGGAGAGGGCAACCTGGTGATGAATTGGTCCGGAGCTTCGAGTAGCAGCTCGTCTCAATATGCTCAATATG GGAATACTGATATGCTTGATCTAGTATGGATATTGGATCCTGGGTTAATTCATCTGGAGAGAGTGGTTACATAA
- the LOC125186047 gene encoding 60S ribosomal protein L2, mitochondrial-like isoform X2, which produces MAAARTLLRSAATSTRIASATQSASIFRSPVETSTSISPHLGQFGNLAGRNFSTKTRKFRFQRRIDMKRSTSATGIVERIEYDPNRTSRIALVRWEGGALQGKSKAAEDIALPAESLESTVAPPTGAFNFSSLPGLLDDRSSAYSSKGGNKQTAKSTYVMVGVPSSKSFFSEGSRSRITNGKDVIVSAFSTKAKGENADGFPRIAVAGSRPAYFVLGEKEEVGGKDAFSLGEVQKWKKDSARWMHRIKRKGAVSWSSLMGQEKLGTKGSKPRNGGKAKTGKIGDDRVPVTYIIASHQLGEGNLVMNWSGASSSSSSQYAQYVATGEQSWSESKDCVGFIVLCFFSWEY; this is translated from the exons ATGGCCGCCGCCAGAACACTCCTCCGCTCCGCCGCCACATCAACTCGCATTGCCTCGGCGACACAATCCGCCTCCATTTTCAG ATCTCCTGTGGAGACGAGCACTTCAATTTCTCCGCACCTCGGTCAATTCGGGAATTTAGCTGGAAGAAACTTCTCAACTAAGACGAGGAAATTTCGATTTCAGCGCAGAATCGATATGAAGCGAAGCACCTCGGCTACAGGAATCGTGGAAAGGATAGAGTACGATCCTAATCGAACTTCGCGGATCGCTCTAGTACGATGGGAAGGCGGAGCTCTCCAAGGAAAATCCAAGGCGGCGGAGGATATCGCGCTGCCGGCGGAGAGCCTCGAATCCACTGTTGCCCCACCCACCGGTGCGTTCAACTTCTCCTCCCTGCCGGGGTTGCTGGATGACAGAAGCTCAGCTTACTCTTCCAAAGGAGGAAATAAGCAAACTGCCAAGTCTACATATGTAATGGTTGGAGTACCTTCGTCGAAAAGCTTCTTTAGTGAAGGTTCAAGAAGCAGAATTACTAACGGGAAGGATGTTATCGTCTCTGCTTTCTCTACAAAGGCCAAGGGAGAGAATGCGGATGGTTTCCCAAGGATAGCGGTGGCTGGGTCGAGGCCGGCTTACTTCGTTTTGGGAGAGAAAGAGGAAGTAGGAGGGAAGGATGCGTTCTCTCTTGGGGAGGTACAGAAGTGGAAGAAGGATAGCGCTCGATGGATGCATAGGATCAAGCGTAAGGGGGCAGTTTCTTGGTCTAGTTTGATGGGGCAAGAGAAGTTAGGGACTAAGGGATCGAAGCCGAGGAATGGTGGCAAGGCAAAGACTGGGAAGATCGGTGATGATCGTGTTCCTGTCACTTATATCATAGCTAGTCATCAATTGGGAGAGGGCAACCTGGTGATGAATTGGTCCGGAGCTTCGAGTAGCAGCTCGTCTCAATATGCTCAATATG TTGCCACTGGGGAACAATCGTGGAGCGAAAGCAAAGATTGTGTTGGCTTCATCGTTCTCTGTTTCTTCTCGTG GGAATACTGA